A region from the Vibrio rumoiensis genome encodes:
- the vxrA gene encoding sensor histidine kinase VxrA produces MVIAGTASAATLPDRIDQFKESFDNSKATAVYDLRVIQTDFPTSLLLPDSLLPQTAKYPLQDMQRLYKLATTCKGKYPLSPLVTEPLVFSRALCNGTNLPIKWFIRSGLIHPGGGTYAARYAEIHPDRYKQLLPFMHVKERPIAEANTLLGRLQLMPYDSITALISGSETILAGNEFWLRRGMQYYIFDQNTLDKTLERSELLATPAAQSEHCYVKSGNVCWDIRNNSDALFYSILALGIVNVILICGWGYSRWLNKRKELRSRMLVLQILTHELRTPIASLSLTVEGFRREFEHLPDTVYDEFRRLCEDTRRLRQLAEASKDYLQSDTQALATEWIPSVDEWLEYRYTQGEFDIDIELNQDLAVKVNIYWLGTCVDNLVRNACKYGVDPVKLKATIYSNKLVLEIIDQGQLTKKDWAKLRKPFVSKSGLGLGLTIVESMVARMGGSMSLSGPPTTFKLEIPCETDTATR; encoded by the coding sequence ATGGTAATAGCAGGTACAGCAAGTGCTGCAACTTTGCCAGACCGTATCGATCAATTTAAAGAGTCATTTGATAATTCAAAGGCAACAGCGGTTTATGATTTACGTGTGATTCAAACTGATTTTCCAACCAGTTTATTATTACCCGATTCATTACTGCCTCAGACAGCAAAGTATCCGTTACAAGATATGCAGCGATTGTATAAATTGGCGACAACCTGTAAGGGGAAATACCCATTAAGTCCTCTAGTTACAGAGCCTTTGGTCTTTTCACGAGCACTTTGTAATGGTACTAATTTGCCAATAAAGTGGTTTATACGCTCAGGTTTAATTCACCCAGGTGGTGGTACTTATGCGGCTCGTTACGCGGAAATCCACCCAGATCGCTATAAACAATTATTGCCTTTTATGCATGTTAAAGAAAGACCCATTGCTGAAGCGAATACTTTATTAGGTCGTTTGCAATTAATGCCTTATGATTCAATTACAGCGTTAATTTCAGGCTCAGAGACGATTCTTGCCGGTAATGAATTCTGGTTACGTCGAGGTATGCAATATTATATATTTGACCAAAATACGTTAGACAAGACATTAGAACGCTCAGAATTATTAGCCACACCAGCCGCTCAAAGTGAACATTGTTACGTTAAAAGTGGCAATGTATGTTGGGATATTCGAAATAACTCGGATGCATTATTTTATAGTATCTTGGCTTTAGGTATTGTTAACGTTATTTTAATTTGTGGCTGGGGATATTCCCGCTGGTTAAATAAACGAAAAGAATTGCGTAGCCGAATGTTAGTTTTGCAAATTTTAACGCATGAATTAAGAACACCAATTGCAAGTTTATCTCTTACAGTAGAAGGGTTTCGACGTGAATTCGAACATTTACCTGATACGGTTTATGATGAGTTTAGACGTTTGTGTGAGGACACGCGTCGACTAAGGCAGTTGGCAGAGGCAAGTAAAGATTATTTACAATCAGATACACAAGCGTTAGCAACAGAATGGATACCCTCTGTTGATGAATGGTTAGAATATCGATACACGCAAGGCGAATTCGATATAGACATTGAATTAAATCAAGATCTAGCCGTCAAAGTGAATATTTATTGGCTAGGAACATGTGTCGATAATCTAGTAAGAAATGCATGTAAATATGGTGTGGACCCTGTAAAGCTAAAGGCAACAATATATTCAAATAAGCTGGTTCTTGAAATAATAGATCAAGGCCAACTGACTAAAAAGGATTGGGCCAAATTACGTAAACCATTCGTGAGTAAAAGCGGATTAGGCTTAGGGCTAACCATCGTTGAATCAATGGTGGCACGAATGGGCGGCTCTATGAGCTTAAGTGGCCCGCCAACAACATTTAAATTGGAGATTCCCTGTGAAACAGACACTGCTACTCGTTGA
- the vxrB gene encoding response regulator transcription factor VxrB: MKQTLLLVEDDRNLADGLLVSLEQAGYECLHVERAADVASVWGKADLVILDRQLPDGDSVTFLNDWKNIKSVPVILLTALVSVKDKVSGLDAGASDYLTKPFAEAELFARIRAQLRSPDAEEDANTITVGEIFIDKTTREVKFGEEMIVMTRTEFDLLVFLASNLGRVFTRDELLDHVWGYNHFPTTRTVDTHILQLRQKIPSIKIETLRGVGYKMKA, encoded by the coding sequence GTGAAACAGACACTGCTACTCGTTGAAGATGATCGCAATCTTGCTGATGGCCTATTGGTTAGTTTAGAGCAAGCTGGTTATGAGTGTTTGCATGTTGAGCGTGCAGCTGATGTTGCATCCGTTTGGGGTAAAGCAGATTTAGTTATTTTAGACCGTCAATTACCCGATGGTGACTCAGTAACTTTCTTAAATGATTGGAAGAACATTAAATCTGTGCCTGTTATTTTATTAACAGCGTTAGTTTCAGTTAAAGACAAAGTGTCAGGTCTTGATGCTGGTGCAAGTGATTATCTCACTAAACCATTTGCTGAAGCGGAACTGTTTGCTCGTATTCGAGCTCAACTTCGCTCTCCTGATGCTGAAGAAGATGCCAATACCATCACTGTAGGTGAAATTTTTATTGATAAAACAACGCGTGAAGTTAAATTTGGCGAAGAAATGATTGTGATGACGCGTACTGAGTTTGATTTGCTGGTATTTTTAGCAAGTAACTTGGGACGCGTATTTACTCGCGATGAGCTACTCGATCATGTTTGGGGATACAACCATTTCCCAACAACTCGTACCGTTGATACGCATATTCTGCAACTTAGACAAAAGATCCCAAGCATCAAAATAGAAACACTACGTGGTGTTGGCTATAAGATGAAAGCTTAA
- a CDS encoding DUF2861 family protein: protein MKLRYSLVALSLITAPSWAVNNWFLEQTSLTNAHQFLLEGNLEESFDAMIQTWQKEPEAPIRSHLDQLLLKALDKDCGRSFDNSKLPKWLDKLAIQRQAIQSPGRLSYRLKIDAQSDVELKQITFTKWPDQVVMSNVNTPEKIDNQHWKYSQRVDLNAQLDTGLYKIRISTEQGKEWESWILLAHPNHKQTVRWSSKEEWVVDKTALLNRFCPLPVMDVALYGNVDGDYKEVWNKEYESDYPTQVPETKLPADRYLLGVSIIHKRWQGAITIEDKQILNKAFDISE, encoded by the coding sequence TTGAAGCTCAGATATTCATTAGTTGCACTGTCACTTATTACTGCCCCTAGTTGGGCAGTAAATAACTGGTTTCTAGAGCAAACATCGCTCACCAATGCCCATCAGTTTTTATTAGAAGGGAATCTAGAAGAAAGCTTTGATGCGATGATCCAAACATGGCAAAAAGAGCCAGAAGCTCCTATCAGAAGTCATCTAGACCAATTGTTATTAAAGGCATTAGATAAAGATTGTGGCCGATCTTTTGATAACTCAAAACTTCCAAAATGGTTGGATAAACTCGCGATCCAAAGGCAGGCAATACAAAGCCCTGGGCGATTAAGTTATCGTTTAAAGATCGATGCTCAATCAGACGTAGAATTAAAACAAATCACGTTCACCAAATGGCCAGATCAAGTGGTTATGTCTAACGTGAACACACCTGAAAAAATTGATAATCAACATTGGAAATACAGCCAAAGAGTTGATTTGAATGCTCAATTGGATACCGGACTCTATAAGATAAGGATCAGTACTGAGCAAGGAAAGGAATGGGAGAGTTGGATTTTATTAGCTCATCCGAATCATAAGCAAACAGTTAGGTGGAGTTCGAAAGAAGAGTGGGTAGTCGATAAAACGGCATTATTAAACCGTTTTTGTCCTTTACCAGTGATGGATGTCGCACTTTATGGTAATGTTGACGGCGATTATAAAGAAGTTTGGAATAAAGAGTATGAATCAGATTATCCCACTCAAGTTCCAGAGACTAAGCTTCCTGCTGATCGTTACTTACTAGGTGTGTCTATTATTCATAAACGCTGGCAAGGTGCGATAACAATTGAAGATAAACAGATTCTGAACAAAGCCTTCGATATTTCGGAATAA
- a CDS encoding YoaH family protein: MFDDIPTLSHAEQQAAVEEIQKLMEQGISTAEAIRIVSQKIRKEKKEG, encoded by the coding sequence ATGTTTGATGATATCCCTACGCTTAGCCACGCTGAGCAACAAGCTGCAGTAGAAGAAATTCAAAAGTTAATGGAACAAGGTATTAGTACGGCAGAAGCGATAAGAATAGTGTCACAAAAGATCAGGAAGGAAAAGAAAGAGGGGTAA
- the hdfR gene encoding HTH-type transcriptional regulator HdfR, giving the protein MDTELLRTFLEVGKTRHFGRAAESLYLTQSAVSFRIRQLESQLGSPLFSRQRGNVHLTPAGERLLPYAESILQTWGRARQDVSLSESYMEQISLGASSSVWELSGISDWINASHQALPEIAFRMESVSRQDIVRALLEKSIDMALLGDPPKVEGFKLKQVANFEFKLISTLPGVSFNELPPIPLAYLDWGTRFSIEHARITELQRTPLLHASSSNVVVNFLIANTGMAYLPEPVVSKSLDSGKLFVVEDAPVMEQSLYLCWNEDNEKVEHINQLANVPFELRTPSDD; this is encoded by the coding sequence TTGGATACAGAGCTATTAAGGACATTTTTAGAAGTAGGAAAGACACGCCATTTTGGTCGAGCAGCCGAAAGCTTGTACCTTACGCAGTCAGCTGTAAGCTTTCGAATCCGACAGTTAGAGTCTCAGTTAGGCAGTCCTCTTTTTTCTCGACAGCGTGGTAACGTACATCTGACACCGGCTGGTGAGAGATTATTGCCTTATGCTGAATCTATTTTGCAAACATGGGGACGAGCTCGACAAGATGTTTCTCTCAGCGAAAGCTATATGGAGCAAATCTCATTAGGGGCCTCTTCTAGTGTTTGGGAACTAAGCGGCATTTCAGACTGGATCAATGCCAGCCATCAAGCTCTCCCTGAAATTGCTTTTAGAATGGAATCGGTTAGCCGACAAGATATAGTAAGGGCCTTATTAGAAAAAAGTATCGACATGGCACTTCTCGGTGACCCACCTAAAGTGGAAGGCTTTAAGCTTAAGCAAGTCGCTAATTTTGAATTTAAATTAATCTCAACTCTACCTGGCGTGAGTTTCAATGAATTGCCCCCCATTCCTTTAGCTTACTTGGATTGGGGGACGCGTTTTTCCATCGAACATGCACGGATTACAGAGTTACAACGAACTCCACTACTTCATGCATCCTCGAGTAATGTTGTGGTGAATTTTTTAATTGCAAATACAGGCATGGCCTACTTACCTGAACCTGTTGTCTCTAAGAGCCTTGATAGTGGCAAATTATTTGTCGTTGAAGATGCTCCAGTGATGGAACAGTCTCTGTACTTATGCTGGAACGAAGATAATGAAAAAGTAGAACACATTAATCAATTAGCGAATGTTCCATTTGAATTAAGAACGCCATCCGACGATTAG
- the maoP gene encoding DUF413 domain-containing protein produces the protein MRNLGKFFDNKHFARGFSRSGEFTISEAQILENYGRAMQGLFEGNLTPEDNDEQEFITAFQEGGEGVINKYAQCWKKYLSKTQRKRTYTLCSTVKSGTSSSYDDDGDSDDLLIDD, from the coding sequence ATGAGAAATCTAGGAAAGTTTTTTGATAATAAACACTTCGCTAGGGGCTTTAGCCGCTCTGGTGAATTTACTATTAGTGAAGCTCAGATCCTTGAAAACTATGGTAGAGCCATGCAAGGGCTATTTGAAGGCAACCTAACTCCTGAAGATAATGATGAGCAGGAATTTATTACTGCATTTCAAGAAGGGGGCGAGGGCGTGATAAATAAATACGCTCAGTGCTGGAAGAAATATTTAAGTAAAACACAACGTAAAAGAACTTATACGTTATGCAGCACAGTGAAATCTGGAACATCTTCTTCATATGATGATGACGGTGATTCTGACGACCTTCTCATTGATGACTAA
- a CDS encoding DsbA family protein, whose protein sequence is MKKLILPFALAVVSQSASSANTTTFTPEQEAKIGEIAAQYLVDHPEFLIQASQKLQQKQLEEQANAQKSAVLSNKEKLLNDASTPFTGPKTAKVNVIEFFDYQCVYCYRISSTIESLQKQYPEVRFIFKETPIFGSRWEPSKYAAQMGLEVFAQKGSKAYEQYHNGIYATGLNEGKLTKTAVDTQAKKAGVALEQFKPTENYQKNLQLFSQLGFKGTPALVVLPTEGATTENTYVINGADVATLNNAIKTLTSK, encoded by the coding sequence ATGAAAAAGCTTATTTTACCTTTTGCATTAGCCGTCGTATCTCAAAGTGCTTCATCTGCTAATACAACGACATTCACACCAGAACAAGAAGCAAAAATCGGTGAAATTGCAGCTCAATACTTAGTTGACCATCCTGAATTCTTAATTCAAGCAAGCCAAAAACTCCAGCAAAAACAACTAGAAGAACAAGCCAACGCGCAAAAATCAGCAGTACTCTCCAATAAAGAAAAATTACTGAATGATGCATCTACCCCTTTTACTGGACCTAAAACAGCTAAAGTTAATGTTATTGAATTTTTTGATTATCAATGCGTGTATTGCTATCGAATTTCTTCAACCATTGAATCTTTACAGAAACAGTATCCTGAGGTTCGCTTTATTTTCAAAGAAACCCCTATTTTTGGTAGCCGTTGGGAACCATCAAAATATGCAGCTCAAATGGGATTAGAAGTCTTTGCCCAGAAAGGTTCAAAAGCTTATGAGCAATATCACAACGGTATTTATGCGACCGGTTTGAACGAAGGTAAATTAACCAAGACGGCGGTAGACACTCAAGCTAAGAAAGCAGGTGTGGCATTAGAACAGTTCAAACCAACTGAAAATTATCAAAAGAATTTACAACTATTCTCCCAACTAGGTTTTAAAGGCACCCCAGCTTTAGTTGTTCTTCCAACTGAAGGTGCAACTACGGAAAATACATACGTAATTAATGGTGCAGATGTTGCCACGTTAAATAACGCCATAAAGACTTTAACTAGCAAATAA